Proteins from a single region of Mytilus trossulus isolate FHL-02 chromosome 2, PNRI_Mtr1.1.1.hap1, whole genome shotgun sequence:
- the LOC134708418 gene encoding C-type lectin domain family 4 member E-like: MISLTFLFLVIYAGAVNAGCPFGWYYFSESCYLFSSYKLDWFRAAASCNAHHSNLVIVESKEEEIFIRNTSMTLKRGFWLALMMWLKDTGNGQQQRPI, encoded by the exons ATGATTTCTTTAACTTTCTTATTTCTTGTTATTTATGCCG GTGCAGTAAATGCAGGATGCCCATTTGGTTGGTACTATTTCTCCGAATCTTGCTATCTCTTCAGTTCATACAAGCTTGACTGGTTCAGGGCAGCT GCATCTTGTAATGCTCACCATTCAAATCTAGTCATTGTTGAAAGCAAAGAAGAGGAGATATTCATAAGGAACACATCAATGACATTAAAAAGag GATTCTGGTTGGCACTGATGATGTGGTTGAAGGATACTGGAAATGGGCAACAACAGAGGCCAATTTGA